One genomic segment of Accipiter gentilis chromosome 29, bAccGen1.1, whole genome shotgun sequence includes these proteins:
- the BSPRY gene encoding B box and SPRY domain-containing protein yields the protein MAQRGGGPRPRALAERAADLRNKIVDRCEQLQLQSAAIARHVDEVLPAKDQGVLNAANAARELVIQRLIFVGNVCENEEQRLLEKVHAEEERAHQSILTQRVHWTEALQKLAALRTYLVDMITNLDDQGLVHAEQDIFERTEVAEGILEPQESPKLNFNQTCVQSPLLHRLWASAVLCCIAGSQEIHIDERTVSPHLSLLEDKKTLTFSPKKAKVDLDCPERFDHWPNALATVAFHSGVCAWKISVEKSCAYKLGVCYSSLPRKGSGNEARLGFNTVSWVFSRYDKEFRFLHAGHPQAVELIKSPAEIGVLVDFAGGEVLFYDPDSYTILFSHRETFTEPLYPVFAVAHQSISLVQ from the exons ATGGcccagcggggcggggggccgcggccgcgggcGCTGGCGGAGCGGGCGGCCGACCTGCGG AACAAGATCGTGGACCGGTGcgagcagctccagctgcagagcGCTGCCATCGCCCGGCATGTGGACGAGGTGCTGCCTGCCAAGGACCAGGGCGTCCTG AACGCAGCCAACGCGGCGCGAGAGCTGGTAATCCAGAGGCTGATATTCGTGGGGAACGTGTGTGAAAATGAAGAACAGCGGTTGCTGGAGAAGGTGCACGCGGAGGAGGAGCGGGCGCACCAGAGCATCCTGACCCAGCGGGTGCATTGGACTGAGGCTTTGCAGAAGCTGGCTGCCCTCCGAACCTACCTGGTGGACATGATCACCAACCTGGATGACCAGGGCTTGGTG CATGCAGAGCAAGACATCTTTGAGAG GACAGAGGTGGCGGAAGGAATCTTGGAGCCACAGGAGTCCCCGAAGTTAAACTTTAATCAGACCTGTGTTCAGAGTCCACTGCTGCATCGACTATGGGCCTCTGCTGTTCTCTGCTGCATCGCAG GCTCACAGGAGATTCACATCGATGAGAGAACTGTCAGCCCCCACCTCAGCCTGTTGGAAGACAAGAAAACCCTGACCTTCAGCCCCAAGAAAGCAAAGGTGGACTTGGACTGCCCTGAGCGGTTTGACCACTGGCCCAATGCTTTGGCTACTGTGGCTTTCCACTCGGGGGTCTGCGCGTGGAAGATCAGCGTGGAGAAGAGCTGTGCCTACAAGCTGGGGGTTTGCTACAGCTCCCTGCCGCGGAAGGGGTCTGGCAATGAAGCCCGCCTGGGCTTCAACACCGTCTCCTGGGTCTTCTCACGCTACGACAAGGAGTTCAGGTTCCTGCATGCCGGGCACCCGCAGGCGGTGGAGCTGATCAAGTCTCCAGCTGAGATCGGGGTGCTGGTTGACTTTGCGGGAGGGGAGGTGCTCTTTTACGACCCTG
- the WDR31 gene encoding WD repeat-containing protein 31: MGKLQSKISFSTSKYRADGSMEGTGPVQDVQQHGPTHTDAVTSVAALKPDLCVSGGRDKSVAVCSWRSGAVLRRFIGHKREVTKVTSALDSNRVFSASRDKTVMMWELHGTSGPSQHFPGHDLVVTGLAVSPDGSQLCTGSRDNTVCKWDTETGECLGRTAISRNLVTHLCWVPGEPYVIQTSEDKTIRIWDSRELQVAHTFPAKQHIQTCCDVSQDGWYCLSSSSGSAGEGGEATLWDLRQTRNQVCEYKGHFQTTTSCVFLPRDPALAPRIATSSYDSTVKVWDQETRACLATLCLEGSGPLASLAACDSSTLLCASFNSGIHVLQLSDCADLALAEVAVF; encoded by the exons ATGGGGAAACTGCAGAGTAAAATCAGCTTCAGCACCTCCAAATATAG ggccGATGGCTCCATGGAAGGGACAGGACCTGTTCAAGACGTTCAGCAGCACGGCCCCACGCACACCGATGCCGTCACTTCTGTGGCTGCTCTCAAACCAGACCTCTGTGTGTCAGGAGGAAGGGATAAG AGCGTGGCTGTTTGCAGCTGGAGATCCGGGGCTGTGCTGCGGCGGTTCATCGGGCACAAGCGGGAGGTCACCAAG GTCACCTCTGCCCTTGACTCAAACAGAGTCTTCAGTGCATCCCGGGACAAGACAGTGATGATGTGGGAGCTTCATGGGACTTCAGGGCCAAGCCAGCACTTCCCAGGACATGACCTGGTTGTTACTGGACTGGCTGTGAGCCCGG ATGGCTCCCAGCTGTGCACGGGTTCACGAGACAACACCGTGTGCAAGTGGGACACAGAGACTGGAGAGTGTCTGGGCAGAACCGCTATCTCCAGGAATCTG GTCACACATCTGTGCTGGGTTCCTGGGGAGCCTTACGTCATCCAGACCTCAGAGGATAAAACAATCAG GATCTGGGACAGCCGGGAGCTGCAGGTGGCACACACATTTCCAGCCAAGCAGCACATTCAGACGTGCTGTGACGTGAGCCAGGACGGGTGGTactgcctcagcagcagcagcggctccGCTGGGGAGGGGGGCGAGGCGACC CTGTGGGACCTACGGCAGACAAGGAACCAAGTGTGCGAGTACAAAGGGCATTTCCAGACCACGACCTCGTGCGTTTTCCTTCCACGGGACCCAGCTCTCGCTCCCAGGATTGCCACATCCTCCTATGACAGCACAGTGAAGGTCTGGGACCAAGAAACTAGAG CCTGCCTGGCCACCTTGTGCCTCGAGGGATCAGGACCGCTGGCCTCGCTGGCCGCCTGCGACAGCTCCACGCTGCTTTGTGCCAGTTTTAACTCGGGAATTCACGTACTCCAGCTGAGTGACTGTGCAGACCTGGCGCTGGCAGAGGTGGCAGTGTTTTGA